One segment of Trichlorobacter ammonificans DNA contains the following:
- a CDS encoding LysM peptidoglycan-binding domain-containing protein, which translates to MARYMLLLLLLVCGLGGHAAADDTTIYVIRKGDTLWGLSEQFLKDPKFWPDLWSKNRQITNPHLIYPGQRVRVVDGRLETVTEAVAPKAVAAKPTVEQPLEAVEERTFTVLGNEGGLLEAEVQHSGVIIAGQHGRVLIGEEDTVFTDIGTNRQGTEGERYTILRSSSEVYHPTTGEKLGRRVVPLGSLQLARVTESGSRAIISRSFREVAPGDLLVPYHNLERREIALKASGRPLSGMIVESYTGNNALAAGDIVYLDLGISHGLEEGNLLYIVRDVKIEKGAVDPSLVQLPHEVVGAVVVVSVGNRTSTALVIKSIDAIFKTDMVISAPR; encoded by the coding sequence ATGGCCCGTTACATGTTGCTGTTGCTGCTGCTGGTCTGCGGGCTGGGGGGCCATGCTGCTGCGGATGACACCACAATTTATGTCATCAGGAAGGGTGATACCCTCTGGGGGCTGTCGGAGCAATTCCTCAAAGATCCCAAGTTTTGGCCCGACCTCTGGTCGAAGAACCGGCAGATCACCAACCCCCACCTGATCTATCCCGGTCAGCGGGTACGCGTGGTGGACGGCCGGCTGGAAACGGTGACGGAAGCGGTTGCCCCCAAGGCAGTTGCAGCGAAGCCGACTGTGGAACAGCCTCTCGAGGCGGTCGAGGAGCGGACCTTTACGGTGCTGGGCAACGAAGGGGGACTGCTGGAAGCGGAAGTACAGCACAGCGGGGTGATCATTGCCGGGCAGCACGGCCGGGTACTGATTGGTGAAGAAGATACGGTTTTCACCGATATCGGTACCAACCGTCAGGGCACCGAGGGGGAGCGTTACACGATCCTGCGCAGTTCCAGCGAAGTCTATCATCCTACAACCGGGGAAAAGCTGGGCAGACGGGTGGTGCCGTTGGGTTCGCTGCAGCTGGCCCGGGTGACGGAGAGCGGTTCGCGAGCCATTATCAGCAGGTCGTTCCGGGAGGTTGCCCCGGGCGACCTGCTGGTGCCCTACCATAATCTGGAGCGTCGCGAAATAGCGTTGAAGGCATCCGGCCGTCCCTTGAGCGGTATGATCGTGGAAAGCTATACCGGGAACAACGCGTTGGCGGCCGGTGACATCGTCTATCTGGACCTCGGGATCAGCCACGGCCTCGAAGAGGGCAATCTGCTCTACATCGTCCGGGATGTGAAGATCGAAAAAGGGGCGGTGGATCCGTCCCTGGTGCAGCTTCCCCATGAAGTGGTCGGGGCGGTGGTGGTGGTCAGCGTGGGAAATCGAACCTCAACGGCGCTGGTCATCAAGAGTATCGATGCCATCTTCAAAACGGACATGGTAATCAGCGCACCGCGCTGA
- the ybgF gene encoding tol-pal system protein YbgF produces the protein MRCPTMLGLLLAGGVLLGGCGANDLVVKRQSETEARVEHLFQVLGGVEGRLGELAGRLASLEQREAARDAELRALREAGPSQQPRIQADGAAVVPRVELVNPEPAVKPRDGGPPPAYLKAFGLYSANSFAAAIPAFEQFIQESPASEFVPNAWYWIGECHYSSSDIPKALVAFRKVVDGWPRHPKAADALLKIGYSHVAAKRFEDARSAFEHVIRSYPGSPAASKARERMMAADFPAK, from the coding sequence ATGCGGTGTCCGACGATGTTGGGGCTGCTGCTGGCAGGGGGAGTGCTGCTGGGGGGCTGCGGAGCAAATGACCTGGTAGTCAAACGTCAGAGCGAGACGGAGGCGCGGGTCGAGCACCTTTTTCAGGTCCTGGGGGGGGTGGAAGGGCGACTGGGCGAACTGGCCGGACGTCTGGCATCCCTTGAGCAGCGAGAAGCTGCCCGCGACGCCGAACTGCGTGCACTGCGAGAGGCCGGCCCGTCACAGCAGCCGCGGATTCAGGCGGATGGCGCAGCGGTGGTTCCGCGCGTGGAGCTGGTGAATCCCGAGCCGGCGGTCAAGCCGCGGGACGGGGGGCCGCCGCCCGCTTATCTCAAGGCATTCGGGCTCTATAGCGCCAACAGTTTCGCCGCCGCCATTCCCGCGTTCGAGCAATTCATCCAGGAGTCCCCTGCCAGTGAGTTCGTGCCCAACGCCTGGTACTGGATCGGCGAGTGTCACTACAGCAGCTCCGATATTCCCAAGGCGCTGGTCGCATTCAGGAAGGTTGTTGACGGTTGGCCGCGCCACCCCAAAGCTGCTGATGCCCTGCTGAAAATCGGGTACAGCCATGTGGCCGCGAAACGGTTCGAGGACGCGCGCAGTGCGTTTGAGCACGTGATCAGAAGTTACCCCGGCAGTCCCGCTGCCAGCAAGGCCAGAGAACGGATGATGGCCGCAGACTTTCCGGCGAAGTAG
- a CDS encoding peptidase U32 family protein: MKKPELLAPAGTMEKLDYAIRYGADAVYLGGPAFGLRTSAGNFSLPELARALRRCHDSGVRCYLTVNSYAPDSSLAQLEQYLQYLADLPFDAYIISDPGVLRMVRRISPERELHLSTQANTINHEAALFWQDQGISRINLAREMTLADISTTAAALTIPCEVFVHGALCIAYSGRCLLSSAMTGRSANQGACTQPCRWKYALVEETRPGEYYPVVEENNTTLVFNSRDLCLLEQLPELLRAGVGALKIEGRMKGIHYLAGVLRVYRAALDALCADPDTWHPDPAWLEELNSLSHRGYTTGFLFGDPRAVGQSYQGGYQRSHQLVASVEGRNDSGDGVVLVRNRFHAGDRLELIGPAMKRATVTAAPLRALDPETAVQVLDTVHPNMRVLIPLPPEAAAGDLLRLAAGSSF; the protein is encoded by the coding sequence GTGAAAAAGCCCGAGCTGCTGGCCCCGGCCGGCACCATGGAAAAACTGGACTATGCCATCAGGTACGGCGCCGACGCCGTCTACCTGGGGGGGCCGGCCTTCGGTCTGCGCACCAGTGCCGGCAATTTTTCCCTGCCGGAACTGGCACGAGCGCTGCGCAGGTGCCACGACAGCGGGGTCCGCTGTTACCTGACCGTCAACAGCTATGCTCCAGACAGCTCCCTGGCGCAGCTTGAGCAGTACCTGCAGTACCTGGCCGACCTCCCGTTCGATGCTTACATCATCAGTGATCCCGGCGTGCTGCGCATGGTGCGTCGCATTTCTCCGGAACGGGAGCTGCACCTTTCCACCCAGGCCAACACCATCAACCACGAAGCGGCCCTGTTCTGGCAGGACCAAGGGATAAGCCGCATCAACCTCGCCCGGGAGATGACCCTTGCGGACATCAGTACCACCGCCGCAGCACTGACCATTCCCTGCGAGGTATTCGTACACGGCGCCCTCTGCATCGCTTACTCCGGCCGCTGCCTGCTCTCCAGCGCCATGACCGGCCGTAGCGCCAACCAGGGGGCCTGCACTCAGCCCTGTCGCTGGAAATACGCCCTGGTTGAGGAGACCCGGCCGGGAGAATATTACCCGGTCGTGGAAGAGAACAATACCACCCTTGTTTTCAACTCCCGCGACCTCTGCCTGCTGGAGCAGCTGCCGGAGCTGCTCCGGGCCGGCGTCGGCGCCCTCAAGATCGAAGGGCGCATGAAGGGGATTCACTACCTGGCCGGCGTGCTGCGGGTCTATCGTGCCGCCCTTGATGCACTTTGCGCCGATCCGGACACCTGGCATCCCGACCCGGCCTGGCTGGAGGAGCTGAACTCCCTGAGCCACCGGGGCTATACCACTGGCTTTCTGTTCGGTGACCCCCGCGCGGTGGGGCAGTCCTACCAGGGCGGTTACCAGCGCAGCCACCAACTGGTCGCTTCGGTCGAAGGCAGAAATGACAGCGGGGATGGTGTTGTACTGGTCAGAAACCGTTTCCATGCCGGAGATCGCCTGGAGCTGATCGGTCCGGCAATGAAGCGGGCGACGGTGACCGCAGCCCCGCTTCGTGCGCTTGATCCGGAGACCGCCGTCCAGGTGCTCGACACCGTCCATCCCAACATGCGGGTGCTGATACCGCTGCCGCCGGAGGCCGCGGCCGGTGACCTGCTCCGCCTGGCGGCAGGTAGTTCTTTTTGA
- a CDS encoding glycosyltransferase family 39 protein has product MAPLSSAHSLQSTAPWLRDLLILAVLFGFLFCFSLGAAPLIDPDEGRYAEIPREMLERGDLITPMLNYVKYFEKPPLLYWLNAGSLKLFGQNEFAARLPSALSGLLTVLLTYWAGCRLLGRQTGLLAAFILGSTAGFLFQSRIILTDMLLTLCLSSALFCFALGVYGREQRRKLFFRLFFVCCGLAVLAKGLIGIVLPAGIIFWYLLLGRRWHLLAEIPWFSGLLLFLLVTAPWFVLVSLQNPEFPHFFFIREHFQRFTSTIHRRSQPVWFFLPMLLLTMLPWSFLLPGSLAKAWRDRHATRDSTLFLLLWPLVIILFFSLSSSKLIPYILPVFPPLALLVSHRISAAWNSRRPDHTPAVLFLGSLLLCVGGALAIMPLLEWLPPFLHSTGQLGRELATMLSGPAPVITLSKTIVPGGLLAGTGLLLLIAVRTRSTVVVVALLCCFGILLELLLPWAFARYGAERLSARPLAAAALRHAGPETVLAQIGPRQGMNFYTGRRLVTVGDYDELTFGSQQGDHRDWFMDQDQFQRLWQSNRHALIVVPRHQQSAYRLANGADAPILADNGSLLLLSNR; this is encoded by the coding sequence ATGGCACCACTATCCTCCGCACATTCACTGCAATCCACCGCCCCCTGGCTCCGAGATCTGCTGATCCTGGCCGTTCTGTTCGGATTTCTGTTTTGCTTCAGTCTGGGCGCCGCTCCCTTGATCGATCCCGATGAGGGACGGTATGCGGAAATCCCTCGTGAAATGCTCGAACGGGGCGATCTGATCACCCCCATGCTCAACTATGTCAAGTATTTCGAGAAACCTCCCCTGCTCTACTGGCTGAATGCCGGCTCCCTGAAGCTGTTCGGACAGAACGAATTCGCCGCCCGGCTGCCTTCGGCTTTGTCCGGACTGTTGACCGTGCTGCTCACCTATTGGGCCGGCTGCCGCCTTCTCGGTCGCCAGACCGGCCTGCTGGCCGCCTTTATACTCGGCTCAACTGCCGGCTTTCTGTTCCAGTCCCGCATCATTCTCACCGACATGTTGCTAACCCTGTGCCTGTCCTCGGCCCTCTTCTGCTTTGCCTTGGGGGTCTACGGTCGGGAGCAGCGCCGGAAGCTCTTTTTCCGGTTGTTTTTCGTCTGCTGCGGCCTGGCGGTACTTGCCAAAGGGTTGATCGGCATCGTGCTGCCGGCAGGCATCATCTTCTGGTACCTGCTCTTGGGACGGCGCTGGCATCTTCTGGCCGAAATTCCCTGGTTTTCTGGGCTACTGCTCTTCCTGCTCGTTACCGCTCCCTGGTTCGTGCTCGTTTCCCTGCAAAACCCCGAGTTTCCCCACTTTTTTTTCATCAGGGAGCATTTCCAGCGTTTCACCTCCACCATTCACCGGCGCAGCCAGCCGGTGTGGTTCTTTCTGCCGATGCTGCTCCTGACCATGCTTCCCTGGTCCTTCTTGCTGCCCGGGAGCTTGGCAAAGGCCTGGCGGGACCGCCACGCCACCCGGGACAGTACGCTCTTTCTCCTGCTTTGGCCGCTGGTGATCATACTGTTCTTTTCGCTCTCCAGCTCAAAATTGATTCCGTATATCCTGCCGGTCTTTCCGCCGCTGGCACTGCTGGTGTCCCACCGCATCAGCGCGGCCTGGAACTCCCGCCGTCCCGACCATACGCCGGCGGTGCTGTTCTTGGGCTCTCTGCTGCTGTGCGTCGGCGGGGCCCTCGCCATCATGCCGCTGCTGGAGTGGCTGCCGCCGTTTCTTCACTCCACCGGGCAGCTTGGCCGCGAACTGGCGACAATGCTCTCCGGCCCCGCTCCGGTGATTACGCTCAGCAAGACCATCGTGCCGGGAGGGCTGTTGGCCGGCACGGGGCTGCTACTCCTTATCGCCGTACGCACCCGTTCCACGGTGGTGGTGGTGGCGCTGCTCTGCTGCTTCGGCATCCTGCTCGAACTGCTGCTCCCCTGGGCCTTTGCCCGCTACGGCGCCGAACGTCTCTCCGCCCGCCCCCTGGCTGCCGCGGCCCTGCGTCATGCCGGACCGGAAACAGTGCTGGCCCAGATCGGTCCGCGCCAGGGAATGAACTTCTACACCGGTCGTCGTCTCGTTACCGTTGGTGATTACGACGAACTGACCTTTGGCAGTCAGCAGGGCGATCACCGCGACTGGTTCATGGATCAGGACCAGTTCCAGCGGCTCTGGCAATCGAACCGTCACGCCCTGATTGTCGTTCCGCGCCACCAGCAGTCGGCCTATCGTCTGGCAAACGGTGCCGATGCGCCCATACTTGCGGATAACGGCTCATTGTTGCTGCTTTCCAACCGCTGA
- a CDS encoding DegT/DnrJ/EryC1/StrS family aminotransferase: protein MRTTFLPFSAPLLGEEEIAEVVDSLRSGWLTTGPKVKRFEEEFKAYIGAPHAVPLSSATAGLHLTLLALKIGAGDEVITTPMTFASTVSMIMLAGATPVLADIEPGTLNIDVEQVRKKITPATRAIIPVHFAGQPCDMDPLFKLAREHGLTIIEDAAHAVGTEYNGRKVGTFDSVSIFSFHPNKNITTGEGGMVCTPDEALAEEISLLKFHGMSREAWKRFSASGTPGYDIMLPGFKYNMMDIQAAIGIHQLPRLDGFIERRRQIAEQYNHAFGSLPELVLPRYAPYQQRHAWHLYTPLVKTERLSIDRDGFMAELKQRNIGTGLHYRAIHHHTCYRTALGIADSELPVASYASDRILSLPLFPAMTDQDVHDVIAAVTEVVTAFRS, encoded by the coding sequence ATGCGTACCACGTTTCTTCCCTTTTCTGCCCCGCTGCTGGGTGAAGAGGAAATTGCCGAAGTAGTCGATTCGCTTCGTTCCGGCTGGCTTACCACCGGCCCCAAGGTGAAGCGGTTTGAAGAGGAGTTCAAGGCATACATCGGTGCCCCCCATGCCGTGCCGCTCAGTTCCGCAACCGCCGGCCTGCACCTGACGCTTCTGGCCCTGAAGATCGGCGCGGGAGATGAAGTCATCACCACCCCCATGACCTTTGCCTCCACCGTGAGCATGATCATGCTCGCAGGGGCCACCCCAGTCCTGGCCGATATCGAGCCCGGTACCCTCAACATTGATGTCGAGCAGGTGCGCAAAAAAATTACCCCTGCGACCCGCGCCATCATTCCCGTCCACTTTGCCGGCCAGCCTTGCGACATGGACCCGCTCTTCAAGCTGGCCAGGGAGCATGGCCTCACGATCATCGAAGATGCTGCCCACGCCGTGGGCACGGAGTACAATGGCCGCAAGGTCGGCACCTTTGACTCGGTTTCCATCTTTTCTTTTCATCCGAACAAGAATATCACCACCGGTGAGGGGGGCATGGTCTGCACGCCGGACGAGGCCCTGGCCGAAGAAATCTCCCTGCTCAAGTTTCACGGCATGAGCCGTGAGGCATGGAAGCGCTTTTCAGCCAGCGGTACCCCCGGCTATGACATCATGCTGCCCGGTTTCAAGTACAACATGATGGATATCCAGGCGGCCATCGGCATTCATCAGCTGCCCCGCCTCGACGGTTTCATCGAGCGGCGGCGGCAGATCGCCGAACAGTACAATCATGCCTTCGGCAGCCTGCCGGAACTGGTACTGCCCCGCTATGCTCCCTATCAGCAGCGTCACGCCTGGCATCTCTATACGCCCCTGGTGAAGACCGAACGACTCTCCATCGACCGTGACGGTTTCATGGCAGAACTGAAGCAGCGTAATATCGGCACCGGTCTGCATTACCGGGCGATCCACCATCACACCTGCTATCGTACCGCCCTGGGGATTGCCGACAGCGAGCTTCCCGTGGCCAGTTATGCCTCGGACCGCATTCTCTCCCTGCCACTCTTCCCCGCCATGACCGATCAGGACGTGCACGACGTGATCGCTGCCGTCACCGAAGTTGTCACCGCTTTCCGGAGCTAG
- the dnaB gene encoding replicative DNA helicase, protein MATDTVHKLPPQSIEAEMSILGGILIDNDAINRVLEILEPSDFYREAHRKIFAAMLELSDRREPCDLITLTDALKRRSDLDACGGAGYLTTLVDYVPTAANIAYYCKIVKEKALSRRLITVATDIVTAGYDEQGDVNEMLDGAQKALFELSENKLRPQYYPVKAVIKDAFRMLQTLYEKKEPITGVATGYVDLDHMTAGFQPGDLIIIAARPSMGKTTLALNIASHASTEARERTPSVIFSLEMGKEQLVMRFLSSLAKVDAGRMRTGNFLDTDWPRMQKAADMLYKSDIFIDDTPAISVLELRSKARRLKSEHNIGLIIVDYLQLMRGGPNPESRQQEISEISRSLKALAKELNVPVVALSQLNRSLENRGDKRPMMSDLRESGAIEQDADVIMFVYREAVYCEHCRKKDGSCTADHERSAEIIIGKQRNGPIGTVELAFFGEHTRFENLARGQQQ, encoded by the coding sequence ATGGCGACGGATACCGTTCACAAGCTGCCCCCGCAGAGTATTGAAGCCGAGATGTCGATCCTGGGCGGCATCCTCATCGACAACGACGCCATCAACCGGGTGCTGGAAATTCTGGAGCCCTCCGACTTTTACCGTGAGGCGCACCGTAAAATATTCGCCGCCATGCTGGAACTTTCCGATCGGCGGGAGCCCTGCGACCTGATCACGCTGACCGACGCCCTCAAGCGGCGGAGCGATCTCGACGCCTGTGGCGGAGCCGGTTACCTGACCACCCTGGTCGATTATGTGCCGACCGCAGCCAACATCGCCTATTATTGCAAGATTGTGAAAGAAAAAGCCCTTTCACGTCGCCTGATTACCGTTGCCACCGACATCGTTACCGCCGGTTACGACGAGCAGGGCGATGTGAACGAAATGCTGGACGGTGCCCAAAAGGCGCTGTTCGAGCTGTCGGAGAACAAGCTGCGTCCCCAGTATTACCCGGTCAAGGCGGTTATCAAGGACGCTTTCCGGATGCTGCAGACGCTGTACGAGAAAAAGGAGCCGATCACCGGCGTGGCAACCGGCTACGTGGACTTGGACCATATGACCGCCGGCTTCCAGCCCGGTGACTTGATCATCATCGCCGCCCGCCCCTCCATGGGAAAGACGACTCTGGCGCTGAATATTGCCAGCCATGCCAGCACCGAGGCACGGGAGCGCACTCCTTCGGTAATATTCTCGCTGGAAATGGGCAAGGAGCAGTTGGTCATGCGGTTCCTCTCCTCCCTGGCCAAGGTCGATGCCGGCAGGATGCGGACCGGCAACTTTCTGGACACCGACTGGCCCCGGATGCAGAAGGCAGCCGACATGCTCTACAAGTCTGACATTTTCATTGACGACACGCCGGCCATCAGCGTGCTGGAACTACGCTCCAAGGCCCGGCGCCTGAAAAGTGAGCACAACATCGGCCTGATTATCGTGGACTACCTGCAGCTGATGCGGGGCGGTCCCAATCCGGAGTCCCGTCAGCAGGAGATTTCCGAGATATCCCGATCACTCAAGGCACTGGCAAAGGAGCTGAACGTGCCGGTGGTGGCCCTGTCCCAGTTGAACCGCAGCCTTGAAAATCGTGGCGACAAACGGCCGATGATGAGCGACCTGCGGGAATCGGGTGCCATTGAACAGGATGCCGACGTGATCATGTTCGTCTACCGCGAGGCGGTGTACTGCGAGCACTGCCGGAAGAAAGACGGCAGTTGCACGGCCGACCACGAGCGTTCGGCGGAGATTATCATCGGTAAACAGCGGAACGGTCCCATCGGCACCGTTGAACTGGCCTTTTTCGGTGAGCACACGCGCTTCGAAAATCTGGCGCGCGGACAACAGCAGTAA
- a CDS encoding twin-arginine translocase TatA/TatE family subunit has translation MFGFGMPELIVILVIVLVVFGAGRLPEIGAALGKSIKNFKNASDGKDEIEIKPKKDGDKQA, from the coding sequence ATGTTCGGATTTGGTATGCCGGAGCTGATTGTGATTCTGGTGATCGTGCTGGTGGTGTTCGGGGCGGGCCGCCTGCCGGAGATTGGTGCCGCGTTGGGTAAAAGCATTAAAAACTTTAAAAATGCTTCCGATGGGAAGGACGAAATCGAAATCAAGCCCAAGAAGGACGGCGACAAGCAGGCCTGA
- a CDS encoding TIGR01212 family radical SAM protein (This family includes YhcC from E. coli K-12, an uncharacterized radical SAM protein.) has protein sequence MLPRFEHDTGSGSNAAPFFLPMKRYTTFNNELLRQFGQRIQRVSLDAGFTCPNRDGSVGHGGCTFCGDRGAAAVGVPVALSIAEQLADGKRKMQQKYGAAKFLAYFQAYSNTYENPDRLRRLYEEALADPTVVGLIIGTRPDCLPPATLDLLTELHARTYLWLELGMQTMHDRTLSAINRGHDHACLESAVQSCRERGIQTCAHLVLGLPGESREEMLASVREVDRLGFSGAKFHHLHILKGSQLEVDYRAGKVSLLERDEYIGLVCDALELLDPQVIIHRLMGDGRTELVAPEWSRRKLDVLNRIDREMTRRDSVQGSRRGEG, from the coding sequence GTGCTCCCACGATTCGAGCACGATACCGGGAGCGGCAGCAATGCCGCTCCCTTTTTTTTGCCCATGAAACGCTATACCACTTTCAATAACGAACTGCTGCGACAGTTCGGCCAGCGAATCCAGCGGGTCTCCCTGGATGCCGGCTTCACCTGCCCCAACCGCGATGGCAGCGTAGGCCACGGCGGCTGCACTTTCTGCGGCGACCGGGGGGCTGCTGCTGTCGGTGTGCCGGTTGCACTGTCCATCGCAGAGCAGCTGGCTGACGGCAAGCGGAAAATGCAGCAAAAGTACGGCGCAGCCAAATTTCTCGCGTACTTTCAGGCTTACAGCAACACCTATGAGAACCCTGATCGACTCAGGCGTCTGTACGAGGAGGCATTGGCCGACCCGACGGTTGTGGGGCTCATCATCGGTACCCGACCGGACTGCCTGCCGCCGGCTACCCTCGACCTGCTGACGGAACTGCACGCCCGGACCTACCTCTGGCTGGAGCTGGGGATGCAGACCATGCATGATCGGACACTTTCAGCCATCAACCGCGGTCATGACCACGCCTGCCTGGAATCGGCCGTACAGAGCTGCCGGGAGCGGGGTATCCAGACCTGCGCCCACTTGGTGCTGGGGCTGCCGGGAGAGAGCAGGGAGGAGATGCTGGCATCGGTACGAGAAGTCGACCGCTTGGGGTTTTCAGGGGCTAAGTTTCACCATCTCCACATTCTCAAGGGAAGTCAGCTGGAAGTCGACTATCGGGCCGGGAAGGTTTCACTGCTGGAACGGGACGAATATATTGGGTTGGTGTGCGATGCCCTGGAGTTGCTTGATCCGCAGGTCATAATTCATCGGCTGATGGGAGATGGCCGTACCGAACTGGTGGCTCCGGAGTGGTCGCGTCGCAAGCTGGATGTCCTGAACCGGATTGACCGGGAAATGACGCGACGGGACAGCGTGCAGGGCAGCCGACGGGGTGAAGGGTGA
- a CDS encoding F0F1 ATP synthase subunit epsilon gives MAEKLKLEIVTPYSKVLDELVDEVTASGKLGEFSVLPGHAPFLTSLKIGELCFKKDGVAACMALNWGYFEVRDDRIIVLVETAERSDEIDLERAKAALGRAEAKLKELSPEDKNFKIYEAALERALIRMQVAGKGVRR, from the coding sequence ATGGCTGAAAAGTTGAAGCTTGAGATCGTTACCCCGTACAGCAAGGTGCTGGACGAACTGGTGGATGAAGTTACCGCCAGCGGCAAACTCGGAGAGTTCTCCGTGCTGCCGGGCCACGCCCCGTTCCTGACCTCGCTGAAAATCGGTGAGCTGTGCTTCAAGAAAGATGGCGTTGCCGCCTGCATGGCACTGAACTGGGGCTATTTCGAGGTGCGCGACGATCGGATCATCGTTCTGGTCGAGACCGCCGAGCGGTCCGACGAGATTGACCTGGAGCGGGCCAAGGCTGCCCTGGGGCGCGCCGAGGCAAAGCTGAAGGAACTGTCCCCCGAGGACAAGAACTTCAAGATTTACGAGGCAGCGCTGGAGCGGGCACTGATCCGTATGCAGGTTGCCGGCAAGGGTGTACGCAGGTAA
- the atpD gene encoding F0F1 ATP synthase subunit beta — MSQNTGKITQVIGAVVDVEFEPGKLPPIYNALRVTNPAIDEREYNLVLEVAQHLGENAVRTIAMDSTDGLKRGQTVVDTGKQICAPVGRKTLGRIINVIGEPVDEMGPVGNEKEYEIHRDAPAFEDQSTKVEAFTTGIKVVDLLAPYARGGKIGLFGGAGVGKTVLIMELINNIAKQHGGFSVFAGVGERTREGNDLWHEMKDSGVIDKAALVYGQMNEPPGARARVALTALSIAEYFRDEENQDVLLFIDNIFRFTQAGSEVSALLGRIPSAVGYQPTLATEMGELQERITSTKKGSITSVQAIYVPADDLTDPAPATAFAHLDATTVLSRQIAELGIYPAVDPLDSTSRILDPQVIGDEHYAVARSVQYVLQKYKDLQDIIAILGMDELSEEDKLVVARARKIQRFLSQPFHVAEAFTGTPGVYVELKDTIKGFKEIVDGKYDDLPEQAFYMVGTIEEAIEKGKKLAAV; from the coding sequence TTGTGGACGTCGAATTCGAGCCCGGCAAGCTGCCGCCGATTTACAACGCCCTGCGGGTCACCAACCCCGCCATCGACGAGCGTGAGTACAACCTGGTGCTGGAAGTTGCCCAGCATCTGGGCGAGAACGCGGTCCGTACCATCGCCATGGACTCCACCGATGGTCTCAAGCGCGGCCAGACCGTTGTCGATACCGGCAAGCAGATCTGTGCACCGGTGGGCCGCAAGACCCTGGGCCGGATCATCAACGTTATCGGTGAGCCGGTGGACGAAATGGGTCCGGTCGGCAACGAGAAGGAATACGAAATTCACCGTGACGCTCCTGCCTTCGAGGACCAGTCCACCAAGGTTGAAGCTTTCACCACCGGCATCAAGGTTGTGGACTTGTTGGCTCCCTATGCACGGGGTGGCAAGATCGGCCTGTTCGGCGGCGCCGGCGTCGGCAAGACCGTTCTGATCATGGAGCTGATCAACAACATCGCCAAGCAGCACGGTGGTTTCTCCGTATTCGCCGGCGTCGGTGAGCGGACCCGTGAAGGAAACGACCTCTGGCACGAAATGAAGGACTCCGGCGTTATCGACAAGGCAGCCTTGGTGTACGGCCAGATGAACGAGCCTCCCGGCGCCCGCGCCCGGGTTGCCCTGACTGCCCTCTCCATCGCCGAGTACTTCCGTGATGAAGAGAACCAGGATGTGCTTCTGTTCATTGACAACATTTTCCGCTTTACCCAGGCCGGCTCCGAGGTTTCGGCACTTCTGGGCCGTATCCCCTCCGCCGTGGGTTACCAGCCGACCCTGGCCACCGAGATGGGCGAGCTGCAGGAGCGGATCACCTCCACCAAGAAGGGCTCCATCACCTCGGTACAGGCCATCTACGTTCCGGCCGACGACTTGACCGACCCGGCACCGGCTACCGCCTTTGCCCACCTGGACGCCACCACGGTTCTTTCCCGTCAGATCGCCGAGCTGGGTATCTACCCGGCAGTGGACCCCCTGGACTCCACCTCGCGGATTCTCGATCCCCAGGTCATCGGCGACGAGCACTATGCCGTGGCCCGCTCGGTTCAGTACGTGCTGCAGAAGTACAAGGATCTTCAGGACATCATCGCCATCCTCGGTATGGACGAGCTATCCGAAGAGGATAAGCTGGTGGTTGCCCGTGCCCGGAAGATCCAGCGCTTCCTCTCCCAGCCGTTCCACGTTGCCGAAGCCTTCACCGGCACCCCGGGCGTCTACGTCGAGCTGAAGGACACTATCAAGGGCTTCAAGGAGATCGTTGACGGCAAGTACGACGATCTGCCGGAGCAGGCCTTCTACATGGTCGGTACCATTGAGGAAGCGATCGAGAAGGGCAAGAAGCTGGCTGCTGTCTAA